The following coding sequences are from one Arthrobacter sp. 24S4-2 window:
- the nadA gene encoding quinolinate synthase NadA, which translates to MSSVNTAIQLITREQAGQGAMGLTTGNATAAATCSPALARGPWDYDLAEALAGVPAYGPGASSADVAPAATPRQGQLPEEYKTASDAELDARIRAAKAVLGDKAVILGHFYQRDEVIEYADFVGDSFQLANAALTKPDAEAIIFCGVHFMAETADILSKPDQAVILPNLAAGCSMADMADIDSVTECWEQLEELYGTEPDADGRVPVIPVTYMNSSAALKGFCGEHGGIVCTSSNAATVLEWAFQRGQRVLFFPDQHLGRNTAKAMGVPMEQMPMWNPRKDLGGNDEQTLLDSRVILWHGFCSVHKRFNVAQIEKARADFPGVNVIVHPECPMEVVDAADSAGSTDFIRKAIAAAAEPTTFAIGTEINMVNRLAAEYPQHTIFCLDPVICPCSTMYRIHPGYLAWVLEALVNGEVLNRITVDDDVAAPAKVALERMLAARP; encoded by the coding sequence ATGAGCAGCGTCAACACAGCAATCCAGTTGATCACTCGCGAACAGGCCGGACAGGGGGCCATGGGCCTTACCACTGGTAATGCAACTGCCGCCGCCACCTGCAGCCCGGCACTGGCCCGAGGGCCCTGGGACTACGACCTGGCGGAGGCCCTCGCCGGTGTGCCCGCGTACGGCCCGGGCGCCTCGAGTGCGGACGTTGCGCCGGCCGCCACCCCGCGCCAGGGCCAGCTCCCGGAGGAATACAAAACGGCCAGCGACGCCGAACTGGACGCCCGTATCCGGGCAGCCAAGGCTGTCCTCGGGGACAAGGCAGTCATCCTGGGCCACTTCTACCAGCGGGACGAGGTCATTGAATACGCCGACTTCGTGGGCGACTCCTTCCAGCTGGCCAATGCCGCTTTGACCAAACCGGACGCCGAAGCCATCATCTTTTGCGGCGTGCACTTCATGGCGGAAACCGCGGACATCCTCTCCAAGCCGGACCAGGCGGTCATCCTGCCGAACCTCGCCGCGGGCTGCTCGATGGCGGACATGGCGGACATCGATTCGGTGACCGAATGCTGGGAGCAGCTGGAGGAGCTCTACGGCACCGAGCCCGACGCCGACGGCCGGGTTCCGGTCATCCCCGTCACCTACATGAATTCCTCCGCCGCACTCAAGGGATTCTGTGGCGAGCACGGCGGCATCGTCTGCACGTCATCCAACGCCGCCACGGTGCTCGAATGGGCCTTCCAGCGCGGCCAGCGGGTCCTGTTCTTCCCCGACCAGCACCTCGGCCGCAACACGGCCAAGGCCATGGGCGTACCCATGGAGCAGATGCCCATGTGGAACCCACGCAAGGACCTCGGCGGCAACGACGAGCAGACCCTGCTCGATTCCCGGGTGATCCTGTGGCACGGCTTCTGCTCGGTCCACAAGCGCTTCAATGTGGCGCAGATCGAGAAGGCCCGCGCCGACTTCCCGGGCGTCAATGTGATCGTGCACCCCGAGTGCCCCATGGAAGTTGTGGACGCCGCGGATTCCGCCGGCTCCACTGACTTCATCAGGAAGGCCATCGCCGCGGCCGCGGAACCAACCACGTTTGCCATCGGCACCGAGATCAACATGGTCAACCGGCTCGCCGCGGAATATCCGCAGCACACCATCTTCTGCCTGGACCCGGTGATCTGCCCGTGCTCCACCATGTACCGGATCCACCCGGGCTACCTCGCCTGGGTGCTCGAAGCGCTGGTCAACGGCGAGGTCCTCAACCGCATCACCGTGGACGACGACGTCGCAGCCCCGGCAAAGGTGGCCCTCGAACGGATGCTGGCGGCGCGGCCGTGA
- a CDS encoding alpha/beta fold hydrolase, whose amino-acid sequence MSGRHTGEQHHHTVEGTDPQLYVEVHEPETDPGLRPVLLLHGFSSSTKLNWQDTGWLAALLEAGRRVIAVDLPGHGRSGAPEDMDSYTPSRIRADLLQVAFDAGVRPLRDGDPASGLDVIGYSLGSRLAWEFGATQPELVHRLVLGGPNIADPLAAFDLVAAQRYLADGTPIADESTAGLLKMAQGLPSNNIFALLSLVEAIKGEPFDPAEAIPHMPMLLVAGEKDDRAATMPKLAELGAKSGALVEQLLIPGRNHSNVITSRTFKQAATDFLGV is encoded by the coding sequence ATGAGCGGCAGGCACACCGGCGAGCAGCACCACCACACCGTTGAGGGCACCGACCCCCAGCTCTACGTGGAGGTGCATGAACCGGAGACCGACCCGGGACTGAGGCCCGTCCTGCTGCTCCACGGATTTTCCTCTTCGACCAAGTTGAACTGGCAGGACACCGGTTGGCTGGCCGCCCTGCTCGAGGCAGGCCGGCGGGTCATCGCCGTGGATCTTCCCGGCCACGGCCGCAGCGGAGCCCCGGAGGACATGGACTCCTATACACCGAGCAGGATCCGCGCGGACCTGCTGCAGGTGGCGTTCGACGCCGGCGTCCGTCCTTTGCGGGACGGCGATCCTGCCAGCGGGCTCGACGTAATCGGTTATTCCCTGGGATCCCGGCTCGCCTGGGAATTCGGCGCCACCCAGCCTGAGCTGGTTCACCGGCTGGTGCTCGGAGGCCCCAACATTGCGGACCCGCTGGCGGCCTTTGATCTGGTGGCTGCCCAGCGCTACCTTGCCGACGGCACGCCCATCGCGGACGAGTCCACGGCCGGACTGCTGAAGATGGCCCAGGGGCTGCCCAGCAACAACATCTTCGCGCTGCTCTCACTCGTCGAAGCCATCAAGGGCGAGCCCTTCGATCCGGCCGAAGCCATCCCGCACATGCCCATGCTGCTGGTGGCCGGCGAGAAGGACGACCGCGCGGCCACCATGCCCAAGCTGGCAGAGCTGGGCGCTAAATCCGGTGCCCTCGTGGAGCAGCTGCTGATTCCGGGCCGCAACCACAGCAATGTGATCACCAGCCGCACCTTCAAGCAGGCAGCCACGGACTTCCTGGGCGTCTAG
- a CDS encoding biotin/lipoyl-containing protein, which yields MAELSFPLPDLGEGLIEATVLAWLVSPGDHVERNQPLVEVETTKSAVELPSPQAGKVVRIHGGPGDKINVGEPLIVFEVPDNTAGIVGTVPKEEAPKRRVRLSAVLDED from the coding sequence GTGGCTGAACTTTCCTTCCCGCTTCCCGACCTCGGCGAGGGCCTGATCGAGGCGACCGTGCTGGCATGGCTGGTTTCGCCCGGTGACCACGTGGAGCGGAACCAGCCCCTCGTCGAGGTGGAAACCACCAAATCGGCTGTTGAACTGCCCAGTCCGCAGGCAGGTAAAGTGGTGCGTATCCACGGCGGGCCCGGTGACAAGATCAATGTCGGCGAGCCCCTGATTGTGTTTGAGGTGCCGGACAACACCGCCGGCATCGTGGGCACGGTCCCGAAGGAAGAGGCACCGAAGCGCCGGGTCCGCCTGAGCGCCGTACTTGATGAGGACTGA
- a CDS encoding cysteine desulfurase family protein produces the protein MIYLDAAATTPVRREVLEAMWPYLTGDFGNPSSHHSLGESAATALAGARTATASALNCRPAEITFTSGGTEADNLAVKGIALARQAADPARNRVVISAVEHPAVEESARYLERFHGFAVDVVPVDGFGQVTPEALAAVLRPETALVSIMYANNEVGTVQPIRQLAALAREHGIPFHTDAVQAAGWLPLDTKLLGVDAMSISGHKLGAPKGNGALFVRSRTRVEPLLHGGRQERGRRSGTENVAGAVALATALGLVRPGQGQTGHVAAIRDDFIAAVLAGVPGAQLTGHPVERLPSVASFCFPGTSGESVLLELERQGVVCSSGSACAAGSDEASPVLLAMGITPGVAHTAVRFSFDSTVTPGELGEAAVAVRNAVGSVLALGTG, from the coding sequence ATGATTTACCTGGACGCTGCGGCCACCACGCCAGTCCGCCGCGAAGTGCTGGAAGCGATGTGGCCCTATCTCACGGGCGATTTCGGGAACCCGTCCAGCCACCACTCGCTGGGTGAATCTGCGGCCACCGCGCTCGCAGGGGCCCGCACGGCCACCGCCAGCGCACTCAACTGCCGCCCGGCGGAGATCACGTTCACCTCCGGCGGCACGGAGGCGGACAACCTCGCCGTCAAGGGCATCGCGCTGGCCCGGCAGGCCGCGGACCCGGCCCGCAACCGCGTGGTGATCAGCGCCGTCGAACATCCTGCGGTCGAAGAATCCGCCCGGTACCTCGAACGCTTCCACGGTTTTGCCGTTGACGTCGTCCCGGTGGACGGTTTCGGACAGGTCACCCCCGAGGCTCTGGCGGCCGTACTCCGGCCGGAAACGGCGCTGGTCAGCATCATGTACGCCAACAACGAAGTGGGAACGGTCCAGCCCATCCGGCAGCTTGCCGCCCTTGCCCGCGAACACGGCATCCCGTTCCACACAGACGCCGTCCAGGCCGCGGGCTGGCTGCCGCTTGACACAAAATTGCTGGGCGTGGACGCCATGAGCATCTCCGGGCACAAACTGGGGGCGCCGAAAGGCAACGGAGCCCTCTTCGTGCGGAGCCGCACCAGGGTGGAACCGTTGCTCCACGGCGGCAGGCAGGAACGCGGCCGCCGTTCCGGAACCGAAAATGTTGCCGGTGCCGTGGCACTGGCCACCGCACTGGGGCTTGTCCGTCCCGGTCAGGGCCAGACCGGGCACGTTGCCGCGATCCGGGACGATTTCATAGCGGCGGTCCTCGCCGGCGTTCCGGGCGCCCAACTGACGGGACACCCGGTGGAGCGGCTGCCGTCGGTGGCTTCGTTCTGCTTCCCCGGGACCAGCGGCGAGTCTGTGCTGCTGGAGCTCGAGCGGCAAGGCGTTGTCTGCTCCAGCGGGTCGGCCTGCGCCGCGGGATCGGACGAGGCGTCCCCGGTGCTGCTGGCCATGGGCATCACCCCGGGGGTTGCGCACACTGCAGTCCGCTTTAGCTTTGATTCAACAGTGACGCCCGGTGAACTGGGTGAAGCGGCCGTAGCCGTTCGGAATGCCGTAGGCAGCGTGCTGGCGCTCGGCACCGGCTAA
- a CDS encoding Lrp/AsnC family transcriptional regulator translates to MSVDAIDAKIVRFFTDSPRASVLEASRVLRIARATVQSRLDRMSANGVIGSWVPQPDPAHFGYPVVAFCSLTINQDLGHDAVVEALSRIPELIEIHTVSGSSDLMARIAARSNPDLQRVLDAMIATKTVLRSSSVIVLNTHFQGRTLPLLEAAAAM, encoded by the coding sequence ATGAGTGTTGACGCCATAGACGCAAAAATTGTCAGATTCTTCACGGATTCACCCAGGGCGTCGGTGCTCGAAGCCTCGCGCGTGCTCAGGATTGCCCGGGCCACAGTCCAGTCGCGGCTGGACCGGATGTCGGCAAACGGAGTGATCGGCTCCTGGGTTCCCCAGCCGGACCCCGCGCACTTCGGCTACCCCGTGGTGGCGTTCTGTTCGCTCACCATCAACCAGGACCTGGGCCACGACGCCGTCGTCGAAGCGCTGTCCCGGATTCCCGAACTGATAGAGATCCACACCGTATCCGGCAGCTCCGACCTGATGGCCCGGATAGCGGCCCGGTCCAACCCGGACCTGCAGAGGGTCCTGGATGCCATGATCGCCACGAAAACCGTGTTGAGGTCCTCATCCGTGATCGTGCTGAACACGCACTTCCAGGGCCGTACGCTCCCGCTGCTCGAGGCCGCCGCCGCAATGTGA
- a CDS encoding alpha-ketoacid dehydrogenase subunit beta, which yields MSNAILESEAAMADGTPRHGVEQLSMQQALNRALDELLAGNPKTLIFGEDCGRLGGVFRITDGLQAKYGTGRVFDTPLAESGILGMSVGLAMAGFHPIPEVQFDGFAYPAINQIVCQIARMNYRSRGTLPMPITLRVPSFGGIRAPEHHGESLEALFAHVPGLKVVSPSNPHEAYHLLKYAATRPDPVIFMEPKSRYWQKGEVNFDSADPAGSPDGGAPTGAKIMREGRHLTLVAWGAMVARCLQVAELAAEDGIDVEVLDLRWLKPIDAAALAASVTKTRRAVVVHEAPLTSGLGAEVAQLITQSCFDTLKAPVERITGFDVPYPSGDLEDEYIPNIDRILFGIQRVLEYRRG from the coding sequence ATGTCTAACGCCATCCTTGAAAGCGAGGCCGCCATGGCCGATGGAACTCCGCGCCACGGGGTTGAACAGCTTTCCATGCAGCAGGCACTGAACCGCGCCCTCGACGAGCTGCTGGCCGGGAATCCGAAAACGCTGATCTTCGGCGAGGACTGCGGGCGGCTGGGCGGCGTGTTCCGCATTACGGACGGTCTCCAGGCGAAGTACGGAACCGGCCGGGTGTTTGACACCCCGCTCGCCGAGTCGGGCATCCTCGGCATGTCCGTGGGCCTGGCGATGGCCGGCTTCCACCCGATTCCCGAGGTCCAGTTCGACGGCTTCGCCTATCCGGCGATCAACCAGATCGTCTGCCAGATCGCCCGGATGAACTACCGCAGCCGGGGCACACTGCCGATGCCGATCACCCTGCGTGTGCCCAGCTTCGGCGGCATCCGCGCCCCCGAACACCACGGCGAAAGCCTCGAGGCACTCTTTGCCCACGTTCCCGGGCTCAAGGTGGTTTCGCCGTCGAACCCGCACGAGGCCTACCACCTGCTCAAGTACGCCGCCACCCGGCCGGACCCGGTGATTTTCATGGAGCCCAAGTCCCGTTACTGGCAGAAGGGCGAGGTCAACTTCGACTCCGCAGACCCCGCAGGATCCCCCGACGGTGGCGCCCCCACCGGCGCCAAGATCATGCGCGAGGGGCGGCACCTGACTCTCGTTGCGTGGGGCGCCATGGTAGCGCGCTGCCTGCAGGTGGCCGAGCTCGCCGCCGAGGACGGGATCGACGTCGAGGTCCTTGACCTGCGCTGGCTCAAGCCGATTGACGCGGCCGCACTGGCGGCGTCCGTGACGAAGACGCGCCGCGCCGTCGTCGTCCATGAGGCGCCGCTGACCTCGGGGCTGGGCGCCGAAGTTGCCCAGCTGATCACGCAGAGCTGCTTCGACACGCTCAAGGCTCCCGTGGAGCGAATCACCGGCTTCGACGTCCCGTATCCCTCCGGTGACCTCGAAGACGAATACATCCCGAACATTGACCGGATCCTCTTTGGCATCCAGCGAGTATTGGAGTACCGCCGTGGCTGA
- a CDS encoding thiamine pyrophosphate-dependent enzyme, whose protein sequence is MVAVRHLDTSAVAWQRQGLIPGYAPELGQEAAQVGSGYAVDTTRDFVFPTYREMGVARAMGVDMVAYMSTHKATWHGGLYDPLESRLAPIQAVVGGSVLHAVGWAHGQTLAGTADGELGVAMTYFGDGASSQGDVHEAMNFAAVMKAPVVFFVQNNGWAISVPTERQVAGGSVAARAAGYGIPALRIDGNDVVAVVEATRSAFAHCRAGNGPVLIEAMTYRRGPHSTSDDPGRYRSLNEERDGAGEDPLERFRKRLLADGVADEAFIAEALAAAKAEEEHIRAGIQALGSRPGTEMFDLVFQETTPALQAQAASWREESEHV, encoded by the coding sequence ATGGTGGCCGTCCGGCACCTGGACACCTCGGCTGTCGCCTGGCAGCGCCAGGGCCTCATCCCGGGCTATGCCCCAGAACTCGGCCAGGAAGCCGCCCAGGTGGGAAGCGGCTACGCCGTGGACACCACCCGTGACTTCGTCTTCCCCACCTATCGCGAAATGGGCGTCGCCCGGGCCATGGGCGTGGACATGGTGGCCTACATGTCCACCCACAAGGCCACGTGGCACGGCGGCCTGTACGATCCGCTGGAGTCCCGGCTTGCCCCGATCCAGGCCGTCGTCGGCGGTTCAGTGCTCCACGCCGTGGGCTGGGCCCACGGCCAGACTCTGGCCGGCACCGCAGACGGAGAGCTCGGCGTGGCCATGACCTATTTCGGCGACGGCGCGTCCTCCCAGGGCGACGTCCACGAAGCCATGAACTTTGCTGCAGTCATGAAGGCACCCGTGGTCTTCTTCGTCCAGAACAACGGCTGGGCCATCTCGGTCCCCACCGAACGCCAGGTGGCGGGCGGCTCCGTGGCCGCCCGGGCCGCCGGCTACGGCATCCCCGCGCTGCGGATTGACGGCAACGACGTCGTCGCCGTCGTCGAAGCGACCCGGAGCGCCTTCGCACACTGCCGGGCAGGCAACGGGCCTGTCCTGATCGAGGCCATGACCTACCGCCGCGGCCCGCACTCCACCTCGGATGATCCGGGCCGGTACCGTTCCCTCAACGAAGAGCGCGACGGCGCCGGGGAGGACCCGCTGGAACGGTTCCGGAAACGACTGCTCGCCGACGGCGTCGCCGACGAAGCCTTCATTGCCGAAGCCCTGGCAGCCGCCAAGGCCGAAGAGGAACACATCCGGGCGGGCATCCAGGCGCTTGGATCCCGGCCCGGCACCGAAATGTTCGACCTGGTCTTCCAGGAAACCACGCCTGCACTGCAGGCCCAGGCAGCCAGCTGGCGCGAGGAATCCGAACATGTCTAA
- the nadC gene encoding carboxylating nicotinate-nucleotide diphosphorylase — protein MTNTALATEAPAKTAAGFAGSLPEAAVLSVLRAALAEDAPYGDITSQVLIPAGARATAVLNARVPGVLSGGAVFAAAMRLTDPDAVVELLVADGERFGAGTPLARVTGNARAVLLAERVALNLVQRMSAIATKTAEFVDLVQGTKARITDTRKTTPGLRVLERYAVRCGGGANHRFSLSDAVLAKDNHLAVITGGDPAKLTEVLRAAKAQLGHTTHFEVEVDSMEQVEPVLAAGVDTIMLDNFTLEELAAGVALVDGRARVEASGNVNLGTVAGIAATGVDVISIGGLTHSVIALDLGLDIELTVG, from the coding sequence GTGACCAACACTGCCCTCGCAACCGAGGCCCCCGCCAAGACCGCCGCCGGGTTTGCCGGCAGCCTCCCCGAAGCAGCGGTGCTGAGTGTGCTGCGCGCTGCGCTCGCCGAGGATGCCCCGTACGGTGACATCACCTCCCAGGTCCTTATCCCCGCGGGTGCGCGGGCGACGGCGGTACTGAACGCCCGCGTCCCGGGCGTCCTGAGCGGGGGAGCCGTCTTCGCCGCCGCCATGAGGCTCACGGACCCGGACGCCGTCGTCGAACTCCTGGTGGCCGACGGCGAACGGTTCGGCGCGGGCACGCCGCTGGCGAGGGTCACGGGCAACGCCCGGGCCGTACTGCTGGCAGAGCGGGTGGCCCTGAACCTCGTCCAGCGGATGAGCGCCATCGCCACGAAGACGGCCGAGTTCGTGGACCTCGTCCAAGGCACCAAGGCAAGGATCACCGACACCCGAAAGACGACGCCGGGCCTGCGCGTGCTGGAGCGCTACGCCGTCCGCTGCGGCGGGGGCGCCAACCACCGGTTCAGCCTTTCCGACGCCGTGCTGGCCAAGGACAACCACCTTGCGGTCATCACCGGCGGTGATCCGGCGAAGCTCACCGAAGTCCTCCGCGCCGCCAAGGCCCAGCTTGGCCACACCACCCACTTTGAGGTGGAAGTGGACAGCATGGAGCAGGTGGAACCGGTCCTGGCCGCGGGCGTGGACACGATCATGCTGGACAACTTCACGCTCGAGGAACTGGCTGCCGGCGTGGCCCTGGTTGACGGACGGGCCCGCGTGGAAGCCAGCGGCAACGTCAACCTCGGAACAGTGGCCGGGATCGCGGCCACAGGCGTGGACGTGATCTCCATCGGCGGGCTCACTCACAGTGTCATCGCCCTCGACCTGGGCCTGGACATTGAACTGACGGTGGGCTGA
- a CDS encoding L-aspartate oxidase, translating into MVVVGSGIAGLYAALLAADAGEGTAAEVVLLSKGPLEQSNTFYAQGGVSAVLEPGEAAPGDSVEAHIADTLAAGAGLNNAEAVRVLCMEAAQDIAGLRRYGVVFDAAAHGGTALGLEAAHSAPRILHAGGDATGAFIARGLIAAVLERAVSGRLRLETGAFVTELTTAEGRVTGLEYLQNGERKCLSADGVLLATGGAGRIFARTSNPPVATADGLALAWRAGAAVNHLEFFQFHPTTMATQETAGGPPPLLVSEAVRGEGAILLDAGGYRFMPDYHPDAELAPRDVVSRSIALHLARTGAPADSPVFLDARGIEAARGPGFLARRFPTISAATRAAGYDWTAEPLPVSPAAHYWMGGVSTDLGGRTSVPGLYAAGEVACTGAQGANRLASNSLLEGLVFGRRAVESFLGAESGRVSAGASSGTVPPRAVSAAGGLPLTHASGTPSNDRGPTALGAARRMYRASAPEGVVKSESDPGVFSRDALGRLMTSAAGVLRTGPELDAAAAQLAGWSESIGSPEVADPHSYEDRNLLLAARLLVEAARERTVSVGAHYRADTDDATALTHSMQRISS; encoded by the coding sequence CTGGTGGTGGTGGGCAGCGGAATCGCCGGACTGTACGCAGCCCTGCTGGCCGCGGACGCGGGCGAGGGCACTGCCGCGGAAGTGGTTCTCCTCAGCAAGGGGCCGCTGGAGCAAAGCAACACCTTTTACGCGCAGGGCGGCGTGTCTGCCGTGCTGGAACCCGGCGAGGCAGCGCCCGGTGACTCGGTGGAAGCCCACATTGCCGACACCCTGGCGGCCGGTGCCGGACTCAACAATGCCGAGGCAGTGCGGGTCCTCTGCATGGAGGCCGCGCAGGACATTGCCGGCCTGCGGCGATACGGCGTCGTGTTTGATGCAGCCGCACACGGCGGCACCGCACTGGGCCTCGAAGCGGCGCACTCGGCTCCGCGCATCCTGCACGCAGGCGGGGACGCCACCGGCGCCTTCATTGCGCGCGGGCTGATCGCGGCAGTCCTGGAGCGGGCCGTGTCCGGCCGGCTGCGGCTGGAAACGGGCGCGTTCGTCACGGAGCTGACGACGGCGGAGGGCCGGGTCACCGGCCTGGAATACCTGCAGAACGGCGAACGGAAATGCCTGTCCGCCGACGGCGTGCTGCTGGCCACGGGCGGGGCCGGCCGGATCTTCGCCCGTACGAGCAACCCCCCGGTGGCCACGGCGGACGGACTGGCACTTGCATGGCGTGCCGGCGCTGCGGTGAACCACCTTGAATTCTTCCAGTTCCACCCCACCACCATGGCAACGCAGGAGACGGCCGGCGGGCCGCCGCCGCTCCTGGTCTCCGAGGCGGTCCGCGGCGAAGGCGCCATTCTGCTGGATGCGGGCGGCTACCGTTTTATGCCGGACTACCACCCCGACGCGGAGCTTGCCCCCCGCGACGTTGTCTCCCGCAGCATTGCACTCCACCTGGCCCGGACCGGCGCGCCAGCAGACAGCCCCGTGTTCCTCGATGCCCGGGGAATCGAGGCCGCCAGGGGCCCCGGCTTCCTGGCACGGCGTTTTCCCACCATCAGCGCCGCCACGAGGGCCGCAGGCTACGACTGGACGGCCGAGCCGCTGCCGGTTTCGCCGGCCGCCCACTACTGGATGGGCGGAGTGTCCACCGACCTGGGCGGACGCACTTCCGTTCCCGGCCTCTACGCGGCCGGGGAGGTGGCCTGCACGGGAGCCCAGGGCGCCAACCGGCTGGCCAGCAATTCGCTGCTCGAAGGATTGGTGTTCGGGCGGCGTGCCGTTGAGTCTTTCCTTGGTGCTGAATCGGGCCGGGTGTCGGCTGGGGCGTCGTCCGGCACCGTTCCTCCGCGTGCTGTCTCGGCCGCGGGCGGCCTCCCCTTGACGCACGCTTCCGGAACACCCTCGAACGACCGTGGGCCAACAGCCTTGGGCGCCGCTCGAAGAATGTATCGGGCCAGCGCTCCCGAGGGTGTTGTGAAGTCTGAGTCCGACCCCGGGGTGTTCTCGCGCGACGCTCTGGGGCGGCTGATGACCAGTGCCGCCGGTGTGCTGCGCACGGGGCCGGAACTCGACGCTGCAGCCGCGCAGCTGGCCGGTTGGTCGGAATCCATCGGCAGCCCCGAAGTGGCCGACCCGCATTCGTATGAAGACCGCAACCTGCTGCTGGCCGCACGGCTGCTCGTGGAGGCCGCCCGGGAACGGACGGTATCCGTGGGCGCCCACTACCGGGCGGATACCGACGACGCCACGGCCCTGACCCATTCCATGCAAAGGATTTCCTCGTGA
- a CDS encoding NUDIX domain-containing protein, with protein MYTTSANVAERQSAPPSLAISTVIFALRPSAKSGRPTLWIPLVRRIREPFKGLWALPGGPLTHAESLQDAASRNLRETTGLAPNYLEQLYAFGGLHRSPTQRVVSIVYWALVQPTEAALADESENVKWSRADRLGDLAFDHNAIVDYALWRLRNKLAYGSVAYHLLGEYFTLAQVREVYEAVLDRELDPANFRRQLKSTPEIEETGEYLQGGKHRPPRLYRFTGRPGLDPDNRSTP; from the coding sequence GTGTACACCACCTCAGCCAACGTTGCCGAGCGCCAGTCCGCGCCGCCCTCGCTGGCTATTTCGACGGTGATTTTCGCCCTCCGCCCCAGCGCGAAGTCCGGGCGCCCCACTCTGTGGATCCCGCTGGTGCGACGGATCCGTGAGCCGTTCAAGGGCCTGTGGGCACTTCCCGGCGGTCCGCTGACCCACGCCGAATCCCTGCAGGACGCGGCCTCGCGGAACTTGCGCGAAACCACCGGGCTGGCCCCGAACTACCTGGAGCAGCTCTACGCTTTTGGCGGCCTCCACCGGTCGCCCACGCAGCGCGTGGTGTCCATCGTGTACTGGGCGCTGGTCCAGCCCACGGAAGCGGCGCTCGCCGACGAGTCCGAAAACGTCAAGTGGTCACGGGCGGACCGCCTCGGAGACCTGGCGTTCGACCACAACGCCATCGTGGACTATGCCCTCTGGCGCCTGCGCAACAAGCTTGCCTACGGCTCCGTGGCCTACCACCTCCTGGGGGAGTACTTCACCCTGGCCCAGGTCCGGGAGGTCTACGAGGCAGTGCTGGACCGCGAACTGGATCCCGCCAATTTCCGGCGCCAGCTGAAATCCACGCCGGAAATAGAAGAAACCGGCGAATACCTCCAGGGCGGGAAACACCGCCCTCCCCGCCTCTACCGTTTTACCGGCCGCCCCGGCCTTGACCCAGATAACAGGAGCACACCATGA